Proteins encoded by one window of Sulfurospirillum barnesii SES-3:
- the sstT gene encoding serine/threonine transporter SstT translates to MERLVSRYKEGNLIVLILMGMVLGVVIAMISPSAAMAVSILGKLFVGALKAVAPVLVLILVSTAIATKEVGAQTNIKSIIIMYAIGTFLAALAAVLVSFSFPVSLVLINPEAGLTPPQSIVGVIKGFVVSMVDNPINALAKGNYIGVLTWAVAAGIALHHSSKQTKAVMQDISNAMTKIVQGVIRLAPFGILGLVAETFAETGFTALLGYGKLLVLLVGTMLFVALFINPLLVFLKTKSNPYPLVLTCLKESGVTAFFTRSSAANIPVNMALCKKLGLHEDTYSISIPLGATANMAGAAVTITILTLATVHTLGISVDLPTALLLSVLASVSAAGVSGVAGGSLLLIPLACGLFGISDEIAMQVVAVGFLIGVVQDSTETALNSSTDVVFTAACSDAPIKV, encoded by the coding sequence ATGGAGCGTTTGGTTTCACGGTATAAAGAGGGCAATTTGATTGTTCTCATTTTAATGGGTATGGTGCTAGGAGTGGTTATTGCTATGATTTCTCCAAGTGCTGCCATGGCGGTTTCAATTTTAGGTAAATTGTTTGTAGGGGCACTGAAGGCGGTTGCGCCTGTTTTGGTTCTTATTCTGGTTTCAACAGCCATTGCAACCAAAGAAGTAGGGGCTCAAACCAACATTAAGTCCATTATTATCATGTATGCTATTGGTACTTTTTTAGCTGCATTGGCCGCTGTACTTGTTAGTTTTTCGTTTCCTGTAAGTTTGGTTTTAATTAATCCAGAAGCAGGCTTAACCCCACCTCAAAGCATTGTGGGTGTGATTAAAGGATTTGTGGTCAGCATGGTTGATAATCCTATTAATGCATTGGCTAAGGGGAATTATATTGGGGTGCTTACATGGGCAGTAGCCGCTGGTATTGCGTTGCATCATAGCAGCAAACAGACTAAAGCAGTCATGCAAGACATCAGCAATGCCATGACAAAAATCGTTCAAGGTGTGATTCGTTTGGCTCCATTTGGTATTTTAGGCTTAGTGGCTGAAACCTTTGCTGAGACAGGCTTTACCGCTTTGTTAGGGTATGGAAAGCTTTTAGTGCTTTTGGTAGGAACGATGCTTTTTGTGGCATTATTTATCAACCCTTTATTGGTGTTTTTGAAAACCAAAAGCAATCCGTATCCTTTGGTACTTACGTGTTTAAAAGAGAGTGGTGTGACAGCATTTTTTACCAGAAGCTCTGCGGCAAACATTCCTGTGAATATGGCATTGTGTAAAAAATTGGGATTGCATGAAGATACGTATTCCATCTCGATTCCTCTAGGTGCAACGGCTAATATGGCAGGTGCTGCCGTTACCATTACCATTTTAACGCTAGCCACCGTGCATACCTTAGGTATTTCAGTGGATTTACCCACGGCTTTACTCTTAAGTGTGCTTGCGAGTGTTTCCGCCGCAGGTGTTTCAGGTGTTGCGGGTGGTTCTTTGCTTCTGATTCCTTTGGCGTGTGGTCTTTTTGGAATTAGTGATGAGATTGCTATGCAAGTGGTTGCCGTTGGTTTCTTAATTGGTGTGGTTCAAGATTCTACAGAAACAGCGCTTAACAGCTCAACCGATGTTGTCTTTACCGCCGCATGTTCGGATGCACCGATTAAAGTATAA
- a CDS encoding Na/Pi cotransporter family protein, whose product MKRFGLIFIVVLLTYIFTLSQNFVLICAGIALFLFGMFCLEEGFHAFAGGFLERILHTMTNTVFKSLLFGVLSTSIMQSSSLVSILSISFISAGLISLAQGIGIIFGANLGTTTGAWLIAGLGLKVDIASYAMPLLVFGTLLLFYNENKSKALGYLLMGLGFLFLGIAYMKEGFDAFKAHIDLTQYAMGGMEGVLVFALLGVVATLVMQSSHATLVLIITALYASQVTYENALALAIGSNIGTTITALLGSLSANIEGKKFAVAHLLFNFITALIAIAFIQPFIMLIDKTAQFLGIVPDDYALKLALFHTFFNLLGVVLLFPWTTQLVALLNALFRPYEKALPQKDDVYYLHESALDFPLSAHTVLFKETKHLYQNIAESIAHSLSITKNDITSGMESDEIIALRNKALPFNMDAYYERNIKEIYGKIITFAIMAQGKFSQESMYDLVAIKNANLSLVEAFKAAKHMQKNMLKYLESSNTEIKTEYNHIRKNLISHLRTMQLIFNTNEEDVAILLLSKLHVDTQKYDIASNKALDNLIRSNKINYAMATSLMNDTSYAYTIASELSKAAQLLFVHEKKGVQEGREALILTETEADVLAHENEPRSHG is encoded by the coding sequence GTGAAGCGATTTGGGCTTATATTTATAGTCGTTCTCCTCACGTATATCTTTACGCTGAGCCAAAATTTTGTACTCATTTGCGCAGGCATTGCGCTTTTTTTATTTGGTATGTTCTGCCTGGAAGAGGGATTTCATGCCTTTGCAGGTGGCTTTTTAGAGCGTATATTGCATACCATGACCAACACCGTATTTAAAAGCCTTCTGTTTGGTGTTCTTAGCACCAGTATTATGCAATCAAGTTCGCTTGTTTCCATTCTCTCCATCTCTTTTATCAGTGCAGGGCTGATCTCTTTAGCACAAGGCATTGGCATTATTTTCGGAGCCAATTTAGGAACCACTACGGGGGCGTGGTTGATTGCAGGGCTTGGGCTTAAAGTCGACATTGCCAGCTATGCAATGCCTTTACTTGTTTTTGGTACCTTGCTGCTCTTTTACAATGAAAATAAAAGTAAGGCATTGGGCTATTTGTTAATGGGCTTAGGGTTTTTATTTTTAGGTATTGCGTATATGAAAGAGGGCTTTGATGCCTTTAAAGCGCACATAGACCTCACACAGTATGCCATGGGAGGCATGGAGGGTGTTTTAGTGTTTGCCCTCCTAGGCGTTGTAGCAACCCTTGTGATGCAATCCTCGCATGCCACATTGGTACTGATTATTACAGCACTGTATGCATCGCAAGTGACCTATGAAAATGCGCTCGCCCTTGCTATTGGCTCAAATATTGGAACGACGATTACCGCACTTTTAGGCTCATTGAGTGCCAACATTGAGGGGAAAAAATTTGCCGTTGCGCACCTACTGTTTAATTTTATTACCGCTTTAATTGCCATTGCTTTTATTCAGCCTTTTATCATGCTGATTGATAAAACCGCACAGTTTTTGGGCATCGTACCTGATGATTACGCCCTAAAATTGGCTTTATTTCACACCTTTTTTAATCTTTTAGGTGTGGTACTACTTTTTCCATGGACAACACAGCTCGTAGCCCTTCTTAATGCGCTTTTTCGCCCCTATGAAAAGGCGCTTCCTCAAAAAGACGATGTTTATTATTTGCACGAAAGTGCGCTTGATTTTCCTCTGAGTGCCCATACGGTTCTTTTCAAAGAGACCAAACACCTGTATCAAAATATCGCCGAGAGTATCGCACACTCTTTGAGCATTACCAAAAACGATATCACTTCAGGTATGGAGAGTGATGAAATTATTGCGCTTCGCAATAAAGCACTTCCCTTTAATATGGATGCCTACTATGAACGCAATATCAAAGAGATTTACGGAAAAATTATCACCTTTGCCATTATGGCACAAGGGAAATTTTCGCAAGAGAGCATGTACGATTTGGTTGCCATTAAAAATGCCAATTTGAGCCTTGTTGAAGCCTTTAAAGCGGCCAAACATATGCAAAAAAACATGCTCAAATACCTCGAATCAAGCAATACAGAGATTAAAACCGAGTACAACCATATTCGTAAAAATCTCATTAGCCACCTGCGCACCATGCAACTTATTTTCAATACCAATGAAGAAGATGTCGCTATTTTATTGCTAAGCAAATTGCACGTGGATACCCAAAAATACGATATTGCCTCCAATAAAGCATTGGATAATTTAATTCGCTCCAATAAAATTAATTATGCCATGGCAACCTCTTTAATGAACGATACCAGCTATGCCTATACCATCGCTTCAGAACTTTCCAAAGCTGCACAACTTCTTTTTGTACATGAGAAAAAAGGGGTTCAAGAAGGGCGTGAAGCACTGATTTTAACCGAGACGGAAGCCGATGTTTTAGCCCACGAAAATGAACCAAGGAGTCATGGATGA
- a CDS encoding rhodanese-like domain-containing protein, whose amino-acid sequence MKRGLLLSVFGVYAFAQNPQVLQYTGVKTVHNQQAVTIERQIPRECLDVHILPEDIFSGNLAGKNVPALCQKSVVTTVGKIQPMQLDPKIITVGEVEVLEFIQHKLTPHPDRYVLVDARKQEWFEQMSIPGSVNLPFDEVAYDADFPEDFEHMKNVLGIVSHEGKLDFSHAKTALIFCNASWCAQSHMMIDQLVKMGYPKEKILWYRGGLQDWLLFGFSVISKK is encoded by the coding sequence ATGAAGAGAGGGCTTTTATTAAGCGTGTTTGGGGTCTACGCATTTGCACAAAATCCTCAGGTCTTGCAATATACAGGCGTTAAAACCGTACACAATCAACAAGCGGTCACGATTGAGAGACAGATTCCTCGTGAATGTTTGGATGTGCATATCTTGCCAGAAGATATTTTTAGCGGCAATCTCGCAGGCAAAAACGTTCCAGCCCTATGCCAAAAAAGTGTGGTGACAACGGTGGGGAAAATCCAACCGATGCAATTAGATCCTAAAATCATCACCGTAGGTGAAGTGGAGGTGTTGGAGTTTATTCAACATAAATTAACGCCTCACCCTGATCGCTATGTGCTTGTCGATGCGCGCAAACAAGAGTGGTTTGAGCAAATGAGCATCCCTGGAAGTGTGAACCTTCCTTTTGATGAAGTGGCATACGACGCGGATTTTCCCGAAGATTTTGAGCACATGAAAAACGTGCTTGGCATTGTTTCACATGAGGGAAAACTCGACTTTTCCCATGCGAAAACAGCACTTATTTTTTGCAACGCTTCGTGGTGTGCCCAGTCGCATATGATGATCGATCAGTTGGTGAAAATGGGGTATCCTAAAGAGAAAATTCTATGGTATCGTGGTGGTTTGCAAGATTGGCTTTTGTTTGGATTTAGTGTGATTTCAAAAAAATAG
- a CDS encoding bacteriohemerythrin: MILEWSERFSLHHEKLDAQHQELFALANAAQNLDPKTSSKIELSKLFKEFYTYMAKHFKEEEAYMQSIHYPLYIQHHKMHQSIIEGMNQILQEEKSMEGLQEKMKFIAQKWLVEHILENDLKIEKWRKSITVSDEDLHAPLS, translated from the coding sequence ATGGAGTGAACGCTTTAGCCTACACCATGAAAAGCTCGATGCCCAACATCAAGAACTTTTTGCCCTTGCCAATGCCGCACAAAATCTTGACCCTAAAACCTCCAGTAAAATAGAACTCTCAAAACTGTTTAAAGAGTTTTACACCTATATGGCAAAACACTTTAAAGAAGAAGAGGCGTACATGCAAAGCATTCACTATCCTCTTTATATCCAACACCACAAGATGCATCAAAGTATCATTGAGGGGATGAATCAAATTCTTCAAGAAGAAAAAAGTATGGAAGGCTTGCAAGAGAAGATGAAATTTATTGCGCAGAAGTGGCTGGTGGAGCATATTTTAGAGAATGATCTTAAGATCGAGAAGTGGCGCAAAAGCATCACCGTAAGCGATGAAGACCTTCACGCACCTCTGTCTTAA
- the luxS gene encoding S-ribosylhomocysteine lyase gives MPLLDSFCVDHVKMPAPALRVAKTMKTPKGDDISVFDLRFCKPNQEILPERGIHTLEHLFAGFMRSHLNGDGVEIIDISPMGCRTGFYMSLIGTPEAQRVVDAWMASMEDVLHVKAESDIPELNVYQCGTYTMHSLEEAHAIASNILEKGIGVMDNTALKLDLKHLHV, from the coding sequence ATGCCATTATTGGATAGTTTTTGTGTCGATCACGTTAAAATGCCAGCCCCTGCACTAAGGGTTGCTAAAACCATGAAAACACCTAAGGGGGATGACATTAGCGTCTTTGATTTGCGTTTTTGCAAACCCAATCAAGAGATTCTTCCTGAGCGAGGCATTCATACCTTAGAGCATCTTTTTGCAGGCTTTATGCGTAGTCATCTTAATGGCGATGGGGTAGAAATTATTGATATTTCTCCGATGGGATGTCGTACGGGATTTTATATGAGCTTGATTGGAACACCCGAAGCACAAAGGGTTGTTGATGCGTGGATGGCATCTATGGAAGATGTTTTACATGTAAAGGCAGAAAGCGATATTCCAGAGCTTAACGTCTACCAATGTGGAACATACACCATGCACTCTTTGGAAGAAGCCCATGCTATTGCATCCAATATCCTTGAAAAAGGCATTGGGGTGATGGACAATACGGCACTCAAACTAGACCTCAAACATCTTCACGTTTAG
- a CDS encoding pyridoxamine 5'-phosphate oxidase family protein, which translates to MLDPKIEAFLKKHHLLTLATCKANLPYCASCFYAFIPERATLVIATDANTRHGREALENEQVAGVIALETKLVGKIQGVQFSGVFKAANEAEKKAYLKRFPYAIAMNPQLWSIEIAYLKFTDNTLGFGKKLEFVNPNTPPN; encoded by the coding sequence ATGCTTGATCCCAAAATAGAAGCGTTTTTAAAGAAACATCATCTGCTCACACTCGCTACATGTAAAGCAAATCTGCCCTATTGCGCCTCGTGTTTTTACGCCTTTATTCCAGAGCGTGCGACGTTGGTTATCGCCACCGATGCCAATACAAGACACGGGAGGGAAGCCCTTGAAAATGAACAGGTTGCAGGGGTGATTGCATTAGAAACAAAACTGGTGGGGAAAATTCAAGGGGTTCAATTTAGCGGTGTTTTTAAAGCAGCGAATGAAGCGGAGAAAAAAGCCTATTTAAAACGTTTTCCATACGCCATTGCGATGAATCCACAGCTGTGGAGCATCGAAATTGCGTATCTGAAATTTACAGACAATACCCTAGGGTTTGGCAAGAAATTGGAGTTTGTAAACCCCAATACCCCACCAAACTAG